One Kribbella sp. NBC_00662 genomic region harbors:
- a CDS encoding ribonuclease D: MTSANTPQPSTSEDATANLPLLELRDGLSDVVDDEPALTETVEAFRAGTGPVAVDAERASGYRYSHRAYLVQLRREGSGSALVDPIPFGDLSALGDAIVDAEWIIHAANQDLACLAEVGMVPRQVFDTELAGRLLGYPKVGLASLVSEVLGYRMRKEHSAADWSTRPLPAPWLVYAALDVEMLIELRNAIEQELRREGKWEWAEQEFAAILDAPPREPKPDPWRRTSGMHRVRNRRSLAVVRALWEARDQIAESADISPGRILPDAAIVEAASAMPTDRDTLQKLTAFKGRGAHRHMRTWWEAVDHARRLPDSELPKQGPRYDGPPPARAWADRDPDAAARLSAARTAVAEIAEAHRLPTENLLAPDTIRRLAWSPPKDVSLDVVTTFLRDHHARPWQIGLTAEVLTDAMTSEAPAKPLD, from the coding sequence ATGACCTCAGCCAACACCCCGCAGCCGTCCACCTCGGAGGACGCCACCGCCAACCTGCCCCTGCTGGAACTGCGGGACGGGCTGTCGGACGTGGTCGACGACGAGCCCGCCCTGACCGAGACGGTCGAGGCGTTCCGCGCCGGCACCGGTCCGGTGGCCGTCGACGCCGAGCGCGCCTCCGGCTACCGCTACTCGCACCGCGCGTACCTGGTGCAGCTGCGTCGGGAAGGCTCCGGCTCCGCGCTCGTCGACCCGATCCCCTTCGGCGACCTGTCCGCGCTGGGCGACGCGATCGTCGACGCGGAGTGGATCATCCACGCCGCCAACCAGGACCTCGCCTGCCTGGCCGAGGTCGGGATGGTGCCGCGGCAGGTGTTCGACACCGAACTGGCAGGCCGCCTCCTCGGCTACCCGAAGGTCGGGCTCGCCTCGCTCGTCAGCGAAGTGCTCGGCTATCGGATGCGCAAGGAACACTCCGCGGCCGACTGGTCCACCCGCCCGCTCCCGGCGCCCTGGCTCGTGTACGCCGCGCTGGACGTCGAGATGCTGATCGAACTGCGGAACGCGATCGAGCAGGAGCTGCGCCGCGAGGGCAAGTGGGAGTGGGCCGAGCAGGAGTTCGCCGCGATCCTGGACGCTCCCCCGCGCGAGCCGAAGCCGGACCCGTGGCGCCGTACGTCGGGCATGCACCGGGTCCGCAACCGCCGCAGCCTCGCCGTCGTCCGCGCGCTGTGGGAGGCACGCGACCAGATCGCCGAGTCCGCGGACATCTCTCCGGGCCGGATCCTGCCGGACGCCGCGATCGTCGAGGCCGCGTCCGCGATGCCGACCGATCGGGACACGCTCCAGAAGCTCACGGCCTTCAAGGGCCGCGGCGCACACCGGCACATGCGGACGTGGTGGGAAGCGGTCGACCACGCCCGCCGCCTCCCCGACTCCGAGCTCCCCAAGCAGGGCCCGCGGTACGACGGCCCGCCGCCCGCCCGCGCCTGGGCCGACCGAGACCCCGACGCTGCCGCACGCCTCTCGGCCGCCCGCACCGCGGTCGCCGAGATCGCCGAGGCCCACCGCCTGCCGACGGAGAACCTGCTGGCCCCGGACACGATCCGCCGCCTGGCGTGGTCCCCGCCCAAGGACGTGAGCCTGGACGTCGTCACGACGTTCCTCCGCGACCACCACGCCCGCCCGTGGCAGATCGGCCTCACCGCCGAGGTCCTCACCGATGCCATGACGTCGGAAGCACCGGCCAAGCCGCTCGACTGA
- a CDS encoding DUF3000 domain-containing protein, translated as MGARKQVDAPPAEFAEAVSQLRGARFRPEVFVEEMPAPQRIAPHAAAVSADVTVDGDDVATGRLVILYDPAGNDAWQSTFRCVAYVRAAVEPEMVTDALLGGVGWTWLMEALADRGADFLAPSGTVTRVVSESFGGMADDEATAEIEIRASWSPVPGPGGIVDVTRHAEAWGEVLCTAAGLPPVPPGVVAMPTRRGQRGR; from the coding sequence ATGGGTGCCCGCAAGCAGGTCGACGCGCCACCCGCGGAGTTCGCCGAGGCAGTCTCGCAGTTACGAGGTGCCCGGTTCCGGCCCGAGGTTTTCGTCGAGGAGATGCCCGCGCCGCAGCGGATCGCACCGCACGCGGCCGCGGTCAGCGCCGACGTGACGGTTGACGGCGACGATGTCGCCACCGGCCGGCTCGTCATCCTCTACGACCCGGCCGGGAACGACGCCTGGCAGTCGACCTTCCGCTGTGTCGCGTACGTGCGAGCCGCCGTCGAACCGGAGATGGTGACCGACGCGCTGCTCGGCGGCGTGGGCTGGACCTGGCTGATGGAGGCTCTGGCCGACCGCGGTGCCGACTTCCTGGCCCCGAGCGGTACCGTCACCAGAGTGGTATCGGAGAGCTTCGGCGGGATGGCCGACGACGAGGCGACGGCGGAGATCGAGATCCGTGCGTCCTGGAGCCCCGTGCCCGGACCCGGTGGAATCGTGGACGTGACCCGGCACGCAGAGGCATGGGGCGAGGTGCTCTGCACGGCGGCCGGACTGCCGCCGGTTCCGCCGGGGGTGGTCGCGATGCCGACCCGGCGCGGACAGCGGGGCCGATGA
- the hemE gene encoding uroporphyrinogen decarboxylase → MTPAPLDRSPYLLAARGERPPHTPVWFMRQAGRALPEYRKVREGITMLESCMRPDLVVEITLQPVRRYGVDAAIFFSDIVAPLQFAGYDIEIKPGIGPVAADPIRDAAGIAAVRPVTAADVPYTTEAIQQLVSELGGTPLIGFAGAPFTVASYLVEGGPSKDFAKTKAMMHGNPDLWHALADRLADVAIAYLTIQVEAGASAVQLFDSWAGGLSPRDYERFVLPHSAKVFEALEPYGVPRVHFGVNTGELLGLMGAAGADVVGVDWRVPLDEAARRVGPKPLQGNLDPALLFAGWDAIEPEIDRILEEGKAAPGHIFNLGHGVPPDADPDVLHRIAKYVQTRSAQ, encoded by the coding sequence CTGACGCCCGCTCCGCTGGACCGTTCGCCGTACCTGCTCGCTGCTCGGGGGGAGCGGCCGCCGCACACTCCGGTGTGGTTCATGCGGCAGGCGGGGCGCGCGTTGCCCGAGTACCGCAAGGTGCGGGAGGGCATCACGATGCTCGAGTCCTGTATGCGTCCCGACCTCGTCGTCGAGATAACGCTGCAACCGGTCCGCCGTTACGGCGTCGACGCGGCGATCTTCTTCTCCGACATCGTCGCCCCGCTCCAGTTCGCCGGGTACGACATCGAGATCAAGCCCGGCATCGGCCCGGTGGCGGCGGACCCGATCCGGGACGCCGCCGGGATCGCGGCGGTCCGCCCGGTCACCGCGGCCGACGTGCCGTACACCACCGAGGCCATCCAGCAGCTCGTCTCCGAGCTCGGCGGTACGCCGCTGATCGGCTTCGCCGGCGCCCCGTTCACGGTCGCGTCGTACCTGGTCGAGGGCGGACCGAGCAAGGACTTCGCCAAGACCAAGGCGATGATGCACGGCAATCCCGACCTCTGGCACGCGCTGGCGGACCGGCTCGCGGACGTCGCGATCGCGTACCTCACGATCCAGGTCGAGGCCGGCGCATCAGCGGTCCAGCTCTTCGACTCCTGGGCCGGCGGCCTGTCGCCACGCGACTACGAACGGTTCGTCCTGCCGCACTCCGCGAAGGTCTTCGAGGCCCTCGAGCCGTACGGCGTTCCGCGGGTGCACTTCGGCGTGAACACCGGAGAGCTGCTCGGCCTGATGGGCGCGGCCGGTGCCGACGTGGTCGGAGTCGACTGGCGCGTCCCGCTCGACGAAGCAGCGCGACGAGTCGGCCCGAAGCCGCTGCAGGGCAACCTGGATCCCGCGCTGCTGTTCGCCGGCTGGGACGCGATCGAGCCCGAGATCGACCGCATCCTCGAGGAGGGCAAGGCAGCCCCCGGCCACATCTTCAACCTCGGCCACGGGGTCCCGCCCGACGCCGATCCCGACGTACTGCACCGGATCGCCAAGTACGTGCAGACCCGGAGCGCGCAGTGA
- a CDS encoding GNAT family N-acetyltransferase, whose protein sequence is MIRLPDHPVTLEPLTADHADAVLAFELENRKYFTSWIWDRGDDYFANFAAKHAALLAEQAAGICRFHVLMDDSGAVAGRVNLVDLENGSAELGYRIAEKWAGQGLATAAVRAIIGLAATEYALTTLRAGASDRNPASQSVLSRTGFQQIGTSSTDLGPGKRYELILEGV, encoded by the coding sequence GTGATCCGTCTCCCGGACCACCCGGTGACTCTGGAGCCGCTGACCGCCGACCACGCGGACGCCGTGCTGGCTTTCGAGCTGGAGAACAGGAAGTACTTCACGTCCTGGATCTGGGACCGCGGCGACGACTACTTCGCGAACTTCGCCGCCAAGCACGCGGCGCTGCTCGCCGAGCAGGCAGCCGGGATCTGCCGCTTCCACGTGCTGATGGACGACTCCGGAGCGGTCGCCGGGCGGGTGAATCTGGTTGACCTGGAGAACGGGTCGGCCGAGCTCGGCTACCGGATTGCCGAGAAGTGGGCGGGGCAGGGCCTCGCGACGGCTGCGGTTCGAGCGATCATCGGCCTCGCGGCGACGGAGTACGCGCTGACGACGCTGCGGGCCGGCGCCTCGGACCGGAACCCGGCCTCCCAGTCGGTTCTGAGCCGGACCGGCTTCCAGCAGATCGGGACGTCGAGCACCGATCTCGGGCCGGGAAAGCGGTACGAGCTGATCCTGGAGGGCGTGTGA
- the hemG gene encoding protoporphyrinogen oxidase encodes MSRVVVVGGGISGLAAAHALATGPNPPQITVLEGSPRLGGKLAGAEIEGVPVDLGAESVLARRPEAVELIRAVGLDIVHPATTSAGLWVGDRIRAIPPTVMGVPVDPAATADVLGAEAAEQVAHEADLPAPALTEDVAIGRFVADRMGSAVTDKLIDPLLGGVYAGKAEEISLAAAVPDLYARLRTAPSLLAATAELRELGQKRAGQPVFAGVVGGINRIITALEQDLTARGVEIRRKLTVRRISRTPDGFVLEAGPVPAPTYLTADAVVVAVPAAPAARMLTDLVPTASTELGSIEYASMAIVTLAVRKRDWPDTATGSGFLVPSVEERTIKASTYSHAKWAWSAEAGGELAVLRASVGRLGEEHVLQRSDEELVALAVADLRKAIGLQAEVVGSLVTRWGGGLPQYAVGHLDRVDRVEAAVADVPGLAVCGAAYRGVGIAACVASGGKAATRVLGHLEALETMAK; translated from the coding sequence GTGAGCCGGGTCGTTGTCGTCGGCGGTGGGATCAGTGGGCTCGCGGCCGCGCACGCGCTCGCGACCGGGCCGAATCCGCCGCAGATCACGGTGCTCGAAGGGTCGCCGCGGCTCGGCGGGAAGCTGGCCGGGGCCGAGATCGAGGGCGTGCCGGTCGACCTGGGCGCCGAGTCGGTGCTGGCCCGCCGGCCGGAGGCCGTTGAGCTGATCAGGGCGGTGGGACTCGACATCGTCCACCCGGCGACGACCTCCGCCGGATTGTGGGTGGGCGACCGGATCCGCGCGATCCCGCCGACCGTGATGGGTGTCCCGGTCGATCCGGCCGCGACGGCCGACGTACTCGGAGCCGAGGCAGCCGAGCAGGTCGCGCACGAGGCAGACCTGCCCGCACCGGCGCTGACCGAGGACGTGGCGATCGGTCGGTTCGTTGCCGACCGCATGGGGTCCGCGGTCACCGACAAGCTGATCGACCCGCTGCTCGGCGGGGTGTACGCCGGGAAGGCCGAGGAGATCTCGCTCGCGGCCGCCGTACCGGACCTGTACGCCAGGCTGCGGACCGCACCGAGCCTGCTCGCCGCGACGGCCGAACTGCGAGAGCTGGGCCAGAAGCGCGCCGGCCAGCCGGTGTTCGCGGGCGTGGTCGGCGGCATCAACCGGATCATCACCGCGCTGGAGCAGGATCTGACAGCTCGCGGCGTCGAGATCCGTCGCAAACTGACCGTACGGCGGATCTCGCGCACGCCGGACGGGTTCGTCCTCGAGGCCGGACCTGTGCCCGCGCCGACCTACCTGACCGCGGACGCCGTGGTGGTCGCCGTACCGGCCGCCCCGGCCGCGCGGATGCTGACCGACCTGGTGCCGACGGCATCGACCGAGCTCGGCTCGATCGAGTACGCGAGTATGGCGATCGTCACCCTGGCCGTCCGCAAGCGGGACTGGCCGGACACCGCGACCGGCTCCGGATTCCTCGTGCCGTCCGTCGAGGAGCGCACGATCAAGGCGTCGACGTACTCACACGCCAAGTGGGCGTGGTCCGCGGAAGCCGGGGGAGAGCTCGCCGTACTGCGTGCGTCCGTCGGCCGGCTCGGCGAGGAGCACGTGCTGCAGCGGTCCGACGAGGAGCTCGTCGCGCTCGCGGTCGCCGATCTCCGCAAGGCGATCGGCCTGCAGGCCGAGGTCGTCGGGTCGCTGGTGACCCGCTGGGGCGGCGGCCTTCCGCAGTACGCCGTGGGGCATCTGGACCGGGTCGACCGGGTCGAGGCGGCCGTGGCCGACGTGCCGGGGCTGGCTGTCTGCGGAGCGGCGTACCGGGGTGTCGGGATCGCGGCGTGTGTCGCGTCCGGGGGCAAGGCAGCCACCCGGGTGCTGGGGCATCTCGAGGCATTGGA